One part of the Sorangiineae bacterium MSr11954 genome encodes these proteins:
- a CDS encoding DUF4347 domain-containing protein → MGLRLLVFDGTSKKGERLLRSAWSTGAPLYRALNRVDAYHGATSWADALGWLVNIHRGEIISEIQYWGHGKWGTVFIANDVLNAHALEAGHPLHAPLAAVRARLLPDARALMWFRTCETFGAKAGQDFAARLAHFLGARVAGHTHVIDVFQSGLHGLYPNEVPHWSAREGLAEGSPEAPVLAKRSSPFEPHTIHFMNGAVPEPWFSR, encoded by the coding sequence ATGGGTTTGCGATTGCTCGTGTTCGACGGCACCTCCAAAAAAGGAGAACGCCTTTTGCGCTCGGCATGGTCGACCGGCGCGCCTCTCTACCGCGCCCTGAATCGCGTCGATGCCTATCATGGCGCGACGAGTTGGGCCGATGCTCTTGGGTGGCTTGTAAACATCCATCGGGGCGAAATCATCTCCGAGATTCAATATTGGGGCCACGGCAAGTGGGGCACGGTGTTCATCGCCAACGACGTGCTGAATGCGCACGCGCTCGAAGCGGGCCACCCGCTCCACGCCCCGCTGGCGGCGGTGCGGGCGCGCCTTTTGCCGGACGCGCGCGCGCTCATGTGGTTTCGCACGTGCGAAACCTTTGGCGCCAAGGCGGGGCAGGACTTCGCCGCGCGGCTCGCGCATTTTCTTGGTGCCCGGGTGGCCGGACACACCCATGTCATCGACGTGTTCCAGAGCGGTTTGCACGGGCTGTACCCCAACGAGGTACCGCACTGGTCCGCGCGCGAAGGGCTCGCCGAGGGGAGCCCCGAGGCTCCGGTTTTGGCGAAGCGATCGTCGCCATTCGAGCCGCACACGATTCATTTCATGAACGGCGCGGTCCCGGAGCCTTGGTTCTCGAGGTAG